A segment of the Leptotrichia trevisanii DSM 22070 genome:
CAGTTAATTTTATAGTTTGTCCAACTTTTTTAGCGGCTATTTCTCCAACGAATGCTCCAGCAGAATTTACTTCTTTTCCGTCAACAGCTGTAATAACGTCATTTTTAGTTATTCCTGCCACTGCGGCTGGGCCATTTGGAACAATATCGCTTATAAATACTCCATTTGAAGATTTTAGATTAAGAGCTTTTACTTTATTTTCATCTAAATTGTTTAAATATACACCAATATATGGTTTTTCAAATTTACCGTTTGCAATAATTGAATCTTTTACAGTCATTACCAAGTTTGCCGGAATTGCAAATCCGATTCCTACACTTCCTCCGCTTTGTGAATAAATCGCAGTATTTACTCCAATAACCTTGCCTGTTATATCAATTAGTGGCCCTCCACTGTTTCCTTGATTGATTGCGGCATCAGTCTGAATAAAGTTTTCAATTTCTTCAATTCCTAACGAGCTACGTCCAGCGGCACTTACAATTCCCACTGTCATTGAGTCGTTTAGTCCTAATGGATTTCCAAAGGCGATTGACCATTGTCCGATTTGGACTTGATCTGAGTTTGCAAATTCCAGTGGTTTGAAAGTTTCGTTTGAGTCAATTTTTAATACAGCGATGTCAACTTCTGGTGAAGTTCCTACAAGTTTTGTACGATATTCACGTCCATTTGAGAATTTTACATAAATTTCATCTGCACCGTCGATAACATGGTTATTTGTAACAATATATCCGTCCTTTGAAACAACAAATCCTGAACCAAGTGAACCTGACTCACGTTTTTCCTGCCCGCCAGAACGTCCGTATAACAGTTCTTCCAGCGGATTGTAAGTATTTACTGTAACAGTCTTTTTAGTTCTGATATTTACAATCGAATCCTTAACGCTGTTATGCACGCTCACAAAGGCATCCTGCGTCTGTACCGCATTTTTAGTATATTTTTGCAAATCCTCCTGAGAAATGCTTTTTTGCTGCTCAACATTTGCCATATTATTTGTATTGCCTGAATTATTTTCAGTTTTATTGGAACAGCTTAAAATTAAAAATAACATTGAAAATAAAGCAAATTTTTTATTCCCCTTTTTTAAATTTATTTTTTTCATATCTATTACCTCGATTCTTCCTATTTTTTGATTGTACCTATTTTAGAGAATAAAAGTTTATTATCCTTATGAGTTTTATTTGAATTTCATTTAATTAACTATTTTTATTACTGTCATTTTTTCAAAATTAAATATATTTAAAATTTTATAGCCATATTCAATTTTTCAAAAATAGAACTGATAAAAACTAAATAAATATTAGGTTTGAGTACAATAATTATAACTTTTCAATTCTGTTTTTAAGTGGTATTACTAAAATATATCATATTTTTTAGTTTTTTCAAAATTTCATCATAAAATAAATTTGAACAATAAGCCTATGTTATGGTATAATAATAACAAGCTATATATAAAAAATGGAGAAAAAATGATAAAATTAATTTTACTGGATGTAGATGGAACACTTACTGATGGCGGTATCTACCTTGGGAATAGCGGCGAAGAATTAAAGAAATTCAACGTAAAGGACGGCTATGCCATTGTAAATGCACAAAAATTAGGCATTAAATTTGGAATTATTACGGGCGGAAAATCTGAACTGGTAAGCAAACGTGCCGAAAGGCTTAAAATAAAATACCTGTATCAGGACATTTCAGAAAAAACTGTTATTTTAGATGAAATAATGCAAATCACAGGACTTCAAAAAGAAGAAATTGCCTATATGGGTGACGATTTAAATGATATAAAAATTATGAAAAAAGTAGGCTTTTCTGGAACTCCACTAGATGGAGTAAATGAAGCAAAAATAATAGCAGACTTCATTTCTACTAAAAACGGCGGAGAAGGAGCAGTGCGGGAATTTATCGAAACTATCTTGAAAAAAGATAAGTTATTTCAAAAATTTCTAATAAACGTAAAGTAACACAAATTTTAGGAAATTTTAAAGTAAATTTTTTTAATTATTCAAATAAGTCGTTTTGATTAATAATTGTTTTTTCTTAATTATATTTGGTTTAATTAAATTAAAAATGTCGTGATTTTTTGGAAATAAAAATTACTGTTTGAGCGAAGCGAGTTTAATTTTTGTTTTCAAAAAATGCTTAGACGAGCGAGGATTGCAAAGGGGATGGCGATTGTTCCCCTTTGCTTTATAAAAAAGAAAAACATAAAAATAAAGTGAAAAACAATTATTAGATAAATTAACCTAAAAATAAAAACTAGAAAAATGACTTATCTAAATACTTAATACTTAAAGATGTATTAAAAAAAATATGTTATTAATATAAAAAAATATAAAATTATTTTTTAGGAGGAAATAATGGCAATAAAATATTTGGACGCCAAGAGGCTAAAATTAGTGTTCATTGGTGGAGGAAAATGGGTTACAAAACATGAGGACTTATTAAATGAATTAAATGTTTATCCAGTGCCTGATGGAGATACTGGGAGCAATATGTCAATGACATTAAATTCTATGATAAATGATTTGGAAGAAAAAACAGATGATAAAATAAAAATGCCTGAACTTGTGGAAGTAGTTGAAGAAGCTGTACTGATGGGAGCTAGAGGGAATTCGGGTACAATTTTATCACAAGTGATTACAGGATTTTTAAAGGGTATAGGTGAAAAGGTTAAGTTATTACCAAAAGATGTCGCCGAGGCTCTTGTAAGTGCTAAAGAAACAGCGTATAATGCCGTAAGTGAGCCAATTGAGGGGACAATGCTGACTGTTATCAGAAAGATTTCTGAAAAGGCGATGGAATGTGCTGATAAATTTGAGGATTTAGTTGAATTTTTAAGAGAAATTGTGGAGGCCGGGGAAAAAGCGGTGGAAGAAACACCTGACTTGCTTCCAAAATTAAAAGAAGCTGGAGTAGTTGATGCCGGTGGAAAAGGATTATTTTTCTTTTTTGAAGGGTTCTATAAAGTTACAACGGAACTGAACTTGCTGGCTGAATTAAAAAAGGCTCAAGTAAAAGAAACTGAATTTGACAAGACAATAGCAAATATTGATCACGATCCTGAAAGCATACATTTTCAATATTGTACAGAATACATCATTCTAAATGGGGATTTTGACACAGATGAGTACAAAAAACGTGTACTTGAACTGGGAGATTCTGCGGTATTTGCACAAACTTCCAAAAAATTCAAGACACATATTCACACAAACCATCCTGGAAAGGCAATAGAAATTGCATTGGAATATGGGCCGCTTGAAAAGATGAAAATAGAAAATATGAAATTGCAGCATGATAATCTGCAAATCTTTAGCGAAAAGGACGAAGCAAAAATCTTTGTAAATCCAAAAATTGATAAAACAAAATCTGCATTCGTGATTTTGGCTGATTCTGAAAACTTGAAAGATGAATTTTTGAAAATCGGTGCAGATGTGGTAATTCTTGGAGGGCAAAGTAAAAATCCGAGCGTTCAGGAAATTTTAAATGCAATTGATAAAACCGAAAAGGAAAATGTTTATGTCCTGCCGAATAATAAAAATGTTATCACAACAGCTAAAATGGCAGCCGAAAAAGCTCAAAAAACCGTGATGGTTCTGGACACAAAAACAATGCTTGATGGATATTATTTCCTAAAAAATAAGGAAATTGACATTGACGAAGTGAAGGAAGCTGCTGCAAGAAACTATTCTGTAGAAATTACAAAAGCTGTAAGAGATACAAAAGTAGACGACTTGACAATAGCAAAAAATGACTTTATAGGACTTGTAAACGGAAAAATAAAATATGCAAAAAAATCATTAAAAGATATTACAGATGTGATATTAGCTGATTTGATAACTAAAAACACTATAACAACAGTCGTTGTAAGTGGAAATGAAAAAGATGAAAAATCGCAAAAAAATATTGAGGAAAAATTAACAGAAATAAAAACAACTGTAATTGACGGAAATCAGGAAAACTATTACTACTACTTCTACATTGAAAATAAAGATCCTAATATGCCTGAAATTGCTATTTTAACTGATTCTGTGTCAGACTTGACAAATGAGGATATTGAAGGCTTGCCAATAAGAATTGTACCTTTGAAAATTGATATAAATGGAGAGCTTTATAGAGATGGTGTAGAAATCACAAAAACTGAATTTTGGCACGAAATGCTTGATAATGATGCAACAATAAAAACATCTCAGCCATCACCGCAGGACTTTTTAAATGCCTACAATAAATTATTTGAAAAAGGGTATAAAAAAATAATTTCTATTCATCCATCTTCAAAATTGAGCGGAACAATACAAGCCGCAAAAGTTGGAAGAAGTTTGACAAACAGGGAAAATGACATTGAGCTGATTGATAGTCTGGGGGCTTCATTGCTGCAAGGATTCCTTGTATTAGGAGCTGCTGGAAAATCTGTAAGAGGTGAAAGTTTTACAGAAATTATCAACTGGGTAAATAACTTTAGGACAAAAGGTAAACTGCTTATGATTATTCCAGATTTGAAATATCTTGAAAAAGGCGGAAGAATCGGAAAGGCAAGTTCAACAATAGCAGGGGCATTAAATATGAAACCTATTCTAACTGTAAATCAAGGGGAAGTTACAGTTGAGAAAAAGGTTCTGGGTGAACGTAATGCACAAAAATACATCGAAAAATACATTGAGCGTGAAAGCAAGAAACAAAGTATCGTTCTTATGAGCGGTTGGGGTGGAACTCCGACAGAGCTTGAAAATGTAGTGAGAATTTATTCAGAAGTGGAAAATAATCCAAAAATAAATTCATTAATATTAAACAGAGAAATTGGAGCAGTAATTGGAGCTCATGCAGGCCCTGTTTACGGAATATTCATATTTCCAAGATTAAGTTAATGAATTGATAAAATTAAATTTTATTTTAAAGTTAATCAGGTAGAAAGAGGTACACCTTTGAAATTTAAATTTTTTGATGAAATAAATTCGACAAATATATATTTAAGACGACAATTGAAATTAGAAGAATTTGAAGTTATAGTTGCAAAAAAGCAAACAGATGGAAGAGGTAAGAGGGATAGTGTATGGATTTCAAACGAGGGGGCGGCGCTATTCTCCTTTGCCGTTAAGGATGACATTGAATTGGATGAAAAAATAACAATTTTTGCAGGCTACATTGTCCACGAAGTATTAAAAAAGTATATAAGCAGTCAAGATAAACTAACTTTCAAATGGCCAAACGATATTTATTACGAAAATAAAAAAATGTGCGGAATTTTATGCGAAAAAGCAAGAAACCACATAATAATAGGAATTGGAATAAATATTAATAACACTGACTTTGGAATGTTTCGTGAAAAAGCTGTTTCGCTTGTGGAAATCACTGGAAAAATTCATCCCATACAGCAAATTATAGAAGAAGTCGTATCAAATTTTGAGAATCAATTTCATAGCTTAAATAAAAATTGGGAAAATGTATTAAAAATTGTAAACGAAAATAGCTACTTAAAAGGGAAAAAAATAAGAATAAAACAACGAAATGGAAAGTTTTCAGAAAAGGAATACAGATTTTTACGTGTAGATAGAAGAGGTAGAATTTCGCTTATTGCCAGAGGTGATAGTGATGAAGCGAAGTTTACTTCATTGGAGTTTAAAGTTATATAAAATAAAAGGAATATTGCTCCATGACTTAGAGATAAATATTCCTTTTTTAGTGCTATTTTTTTATTATTCCCATTTCTATTAAATATCTGTCAATCCCGTTTTTCCAATCTGGAATCTTCTCTCCCAACAGTTTTTCAACCTTCTCAGAAGATAACTTTGAAAAATGAGGCCTTTTGGCAGGGAGATTGAAATCTTCTGTTTTCGCAGTTTCAAGAGTCCCTTTCCAACCTATTTTTTCCAATACATATTTTGCCTGATCATATTTACTGGCAGTCCCATTATTTGTAATATGATACAACCCAAATTGTCCAGTCTGTATCAATTTCCACGAAAATTCTGCCAAATCCTTTGAATATGTGGGTGCAGAAATCTGATCATCAACTATATTTAATGTATCACGATTTTTACTCCAGTTGATGACTTGGGTATTAAAATTATTGTTAGCTTTTCCCAAAACCCATGATGTTCTTATTACAAAGGATTTTTTATAATTTTCCAATACTAATTTTTCTCCATTCGCCTTTGCAAGTCCATAATGCGATGTAGGAGTAGGAATATCATCTTCTACATAACTTCTTCCCTTTTTTCCATCAAATACAAAATCAGTTGAATAAGTTACAAAAATTGCATTTATTTTTTTAGCAAATTCTGCTAGTTTTTGGGGTGCCTGCTCGTTTAGCAAAAAGACTTTATCGTCATTTTCTGCTTTATCCACATCATTATACGCAGCACAATTTATTATGTGTGTAAAATCATTGTTTTTTTCAAAAAACTTTTCTAAATTTTCTTCACTTGTTATATCTAGTTCCTGATAATCAGTTGCCATATATTTTATATTCAGATTATCAAATAGTGTTTGGAAGTCATGTCCTAGTTGGCCGTTGGAGCCAGTTAATAGTATTTTCATATTATATTTTACCCTTTCTTTAAAAATATACTCTAAGAAGGAGTAGTTTTTTTAATTAGATAAATATAATAGTGATAATAAATAATTTACTACTCCTTTTGTTATTATATAAAAAAATTTAAAATAAATCTAGTATTTTAGTTTAAATAGAAATATTTTTTATAACATTTATTTTCTAAAGTTTTTCAGCTAAATATTTTATAACAAAAAAGTTTAGTATCATAGTAATTGGAGTTATTAAAAGTTTTATAATTAGTTTTAATGAACTAAAATTAATATTATTTTTAATAGCCAATATATATAATATTTGTGCTAATGAAGATATAAAAAATATTAATATCATCTGATATAAAAAATATATTATATATTTCTGTTTTATTGAAAATCCTTTTTTATTCTCTTTGAATATTTTTTTTGTAGAAACTATGAAAACAAAAGTTATTGCTGGTATAGAGCTTAATATGTTTGAATACAGTATTTTAAGATTAAATATACCAGTTAATATTAAGTATAATCCAAAATCTATAACCCATCCAGTTCCTGATATAAATAGAAATTTTATAAATTGTATAAAAATTTTTTTTAAATTTTTCAAAGTAATCCTTTCTTATTCCTATATTTTTATTTTTTATAAATTAAATAGTTCTCGTACCTTTTTTGCCATCCCATCATTTGCATTGCTTTCAATAACTTCTGTATCTGTCAATTTCTCAAGCAATAAATAAATCGAATTTTCCATTGCAAATCCAAGTCCAGTTTCTGTTATCAAATCATAATCATTCAGTCCATCCCCAAATGAAACAGCGTCCTTCAATGTTAATCCATCTCTTTCCAGCACCACTTCCGCCGCTTTCGCTTTATTACAATCTGCAGGAAAAACCTCCAGACTTCCTTCATTTGCAAATAAAAGACTTATATTCTCTTCACCCACCACTCTTTTTATCTCATTTTCCAGTTCCAGCAATTCGTCGTGATCTTCTCCAAGGAAAAAGATTTTTGTAAAGCCTTGTTTTTTAAATTCTTCAGAAGTAATCTGCTGAGGGTATCTAGTTCTG
Coding sequences within it:
- a CDS encoding HAD-IIB family hydrolase, coding for KREYLDKVLNIDYKSFGKDIIITGYAGPNWFVTEDLREYFYNKKPDRTRYPQQITSEEFKKQGFTKIFFLGEDHDELLELENEIKRVVGEENISLLFANEGSLEVFPADCNKAKAAEVVLERDGLTLKDAVSFGDGLNDYDLITETGLGFAMENSIYLLLEKLTDTEVIESNANDGMAKKVRELFNL
- a CDS encoding GtrA family protein, giving the protein MKNLKKIFIQFIKFLFISGTGWVIDFGLYLILTGIFNLKILYSNILSSIPAITFVFIVSTKKIFKENKKGFSIKQKYIIYFLYQMILIFFISSLAQILYILAIKNNINFSSLKLIIKLLITPITMILNFFVIKYLAEKL
- a CDS encoding biotin--[acetyl-CoA-carboxylase] ligase, producing the protein MKFKFFDEINSTNIYLRRQLKLEEFEVIVAKKQTDGRGKRDSVWISNEGAALFSFAVKDDIELDEKITIFAGYIVHEVLKKYISSQDKLTFKWPNDIYYENKKMCGILCEKARNHIIIGIGININNTDFGMFREKAVSLVEITGKIHPIQQIIEEVVSNFENQFHSLNKNWENVLKIVNENSYLKGKKIRIKQRNGKFSEKEYRFLRVDRRGRISLIARGDSDEAKFTSLEFKVI
- a CDS encoding KdsC family phosphatase, giving the protein MIKLILLDVDGTLTDGGIYLGNSGEELKKFNVKDGYAIVNAQKLGIKFGIITGGKSELVSKRAERLKIKYLYQDISEKTVILDEIMQITGLQKEEIAYMGDDLNDIKIMKKVGFSGTPLDGVNEAKIIADFISTKNGGEGAVREFIETILKKDKLFQKFLINVK
- a CDS encoding S1C family serine protease, which produces MKKINLKKGNKKFALFSMLFLILSCSNKTENNSGNTNNMANVEQQKSISQEDLQKYTKNAVQTQDAFVSVHNSVKDSIVNIRTKKTVTVNTYNPLEELLYGRSGGQEKRESGSLGSGFVVSKDGYIVTNNHVIDGADEIYVKFSNGREYRTKLVGTSPEVDIAVLKIDSNETFKPLEFANSDQVQIGQWSIAFGNPLGLNDSMTVGIVSAAGRSSLGIEEIENFIQTDAAINQGNSGGPLIDITGKVIGVNTAIYSQSGGSVGIGFAIPANLVMTVKDSIIANGKFEKPYIGVYLNNLDENKVKALNLKSSNGVFISDIVPNGPAAVAGITKNDVITAVDGKEVNSAGAFVGEIAAKKVGQTIKLTVYRNGQATEVAVTLVKTPSAIEQQRFIQQRQQQLGR
- a CDS encoding DegV family protein: MAIKYLDAKRLKLVFIGGGKWVTKHEDLLNELNVYPVPDGDTGSNMSMTLNSMINDLEEKTDDKIKMPELVEVVEEAVLMGARGNSGTILSQVITGFLKGIGEKVKLLPKDVAEALVSAKETAYNAVSEPIEGTMLTVIRKISEKAMECADKFEDLVEFLREIVEAGEKAVEETPDLLPKLKEAGVVDAGGKGLFFFFEGFYKVTTELNLLAELKKAQVKETEFDKTIANIDHDPESIHFQYCTEYIILNGDFDTDEYKKRVLELGDSAVFAQTSKKFKTHIHTNHPGKAIEIALEYGPLEKMKIENMKLQHDNLQIFSEKDEAKIFVNPKIDKTKSAFVILADSENLKDEFLKIGADVVILGGQSKNPSVQEILNAIDKTEKENVYVLPNNKNVITTAKMAAEKAQKTVMVLDTKTMLDGYYFLKNKEIDIDEVKEAAARNYSVEITKAVRDTKVDDLTIAKNDFIGLVNGKIKYAKKSLKDITDVILADLITKNTITTVVVSGNEKDEKSQKNIEEKLTEIKTTVIDGNQENYYYYFYIENKDPNMPEIAILTDSVSDLTNEDIEGLPIRIVPLKIDINGELYRDGVEITKTEFWHEMLDNDATIKTSQPSPQDFLNAYNKLFEKGYKKIISIHPSSKLSGTIQAAKVGRSLTNRENDIELIDSLGASLLQGFLVLGAAGKSVRGESFTEIINWVNNFRTKGKLLMIIPDLKYLEKGGRIGKASSTIAGALNMKPILTVNQGEVTVEKKVLGERNAQKYIEKYIERESKKQSIVLMSGWGGTPTELENVVRIYSEVENNPKINSLILNREIGAVIGAHAGPVYGIFIFPRLS
- the rfbD gene encoding dTDP-4-dehydrorhamnose reductase, which translates into the protein MKILLTGSNGQLGHDFQTLFDNLNIKYMATDYQELDITSEENLEKFFEKNNDFTHIINCAAYNDVDKAENDDKVFLLNEQAPQKLAEFAKKINAIFVTYSTDFVFDGKKGRSYVEDDIPTPTSHYGLAKANGEKLVLENYKKSFVIRTSWVLGKANNNFNTQVINWSKNRDTLNIVDDQISAPTYSKDLAEFSWKLIQTGQFGLYHITNNGTASKYDQAKYVLEKIGWKGTLETAKTEDFNLPAKRPHFSKLSSEKVEKLLGEKIPDWKNGIDRYLIEMGIIKK